The Brachybacterium huguangmaarense genome contains a region encoding:
- a CDS encoding glycosyltransferase, whose product MRRLLAFGTFDLDRHPRARVLLEGLSSTWQVASLNRPLGFSTAERVRMLEQPWRLGGFAARLAGRWLQLAAGSLRYRGDRAPDALLVGYMGHFDVLLARLLFPRTVIALDHLIFAAGTARDRRASGRVLHLVLSALDRAALAAADVLIMDTDEHARQLRPRERRRALVVPVGAPARWYRLAQGRHGSRDADAPLSIVFFGLFTPLQGTPVIAAALRRLHDDGVAFRATLIGTGQDAERCREILEGVDEVTWVPWLEGADLAETVADHDVCLGIMGSTPKGLDVVPNKVYQGLAAGCAVVTSDTPPQRRVLGDAVDYAPPGDAAALAAVLARLSREPAARRALQVRGRARADELRGDRLVQDLDDRLRRRG is encoded by the coding sequence ATGAGGCGCCTGCTGGCGTTCGGCACGTTCGACCTCGACCGGCATCCGCGAGCGCGCGTCCTCCTCGAAGGCCTCTCGTCCACGTGGCAGGTCGCGTCCCTGAACCGTCCGCTCGGCTTCTCGACCGCGGAGCGCGTGCGGATGCTCGAGCAGCCCTGGCGCCTCGGCGGCTTCGCGGCGCGCCTGGCCGGGCGGTGGCTCCAGCTCGCCGCCGGATCCCTGCGCTACCGGGGTGATCGCGCGCCCGATGCCCTGCTCGTCGGGTACATGGGGCACTTCGACGTCCTGCTCGCCCGCCTGCTCTTCCCCCGCACCGTGATCGCGCTCGATCACCTCATCTTCGCGGCGGGGACGGCGCGCGACCGCCGAGCGTCCGGTCGGGTGCTGCACCTCGTGCTGTCCGCCCTCGACCGCGCCGCGCTCGCGGCCGCGGACGTGCTCATCATGGACACCGACGAGCACGCGCGGCAGCTGCGGCCCCGGGAGCGGCGGCGGGCGCTCGTCGTGCCCGTCGGCGCGCCCGCCCGCTGGTACCGCCTCGCCCAGGGGCGGCACGGCTCCCGCGACGCCGACGCCCCGCTCAGCATCGTCTTCTTCGGACTGTTCACCCCGCTGCAGGGGACCCCGGTCATCGCGGCCGCCCTGCGTCGGCTCCACGACGACGGGGTGGCCTTCCGCGCGACGCTGATCGGCACCGGGCAGGACGCCGAGCGCTGCCGCGAGATCCTCGAGGGCGTCGACGAGGTGACGTGGGTGCCGTGGCTCGAGGGCGCGGACCTCGCCGAGACCGTCGCCGACCACGACGTGTGCCTGGGCATCATGGGCTCCACGCCCAAGGGGCTCGACGTCGTGCCCAACAAGGTCTACCAGGGCCTCGCCGCCGGGTGCGCCGTCGTGACGTCCGACACGCCTCCCCAGCGGCGTGTGCTGGGGGACGCGGTCGACTACGCCCCGCCCGGCGACGCAGCCGCGCTCGCGGCCGTGCTCGCTCGGCTGAGCCGCGAGCCAGCGGCCCGACGCGCTCTGCAGGTCCGCGGGCGCGCCCGCGCCGACGAGCTCCGCGGGGACCGCCTCGTGCAGGACCTCGACGACCGACTCCGGCGCCGCGGATGA
- a CDS encoding M18 family aminopeptidase yields MTTPLDAALAPTPAARAFAEDLAAFVTASPSSYHAADESARRLRAAGFVELDEREAWASEDVRGDRFVLRDGSIIAWSTPQSADADTPWRIVGAHTDSPALKLKPHPQLGAEGFAQAGVEVYGGPLLNSWLDRDLRLAGRVVLADGTVRLVATGAVARVPQLAVHLDRQVNSEGLRLDPQRHLQPILGLDAGLDPLQVIADAAGVEAETIAGYDIVTVDAQAPAVIGAHDELFASARLDNLSSTHAGVRALVDVAAQADRADGPIALLVANDHEEVGSATRSGAAGPFLQDVLVRMHAALGGDEASRLRAFARSMVLSCDAGHAAHPNYPERHDPANRPRLGGGPLLKINAQQRYATDAVGTAEFARCCARAGVPFQPFVSNNAVPCGSTIGPITATRLGITTIDAGIALLSMHSARELCAVADPELLSRAAAAFWLPGE; encoded by the coding sequence ATGACCACCCCGCTCGACGCCGCTCTCGCCCCCACGCCCGCCGCACGCGCCTTCGCCGAGGACCTGGCCGCCTTCGTGACGGCCTCTCCCAGCTCGTACCACGCGGCCGACGAGTCCGCGCGCCGTCTGCGCGCGGCAGGCTTCGTGGAGCTCGACGAGCGCGAGGCGTGGGCGTCCGAGGACGTGCGCGGCGACCGCTTCGTGCTGCGCGACGGCTCGATCATCGCCTGGAGCACGCCGCAGTCGGCCGACGCGGACACGCCGTGGCGCATCGTGGGCGCCCACACGGACTCCCCCGCCCTCAAGCTCAAGCCGCATCCTCAGCTCGGCGCGGAGGGCTTCGCCCAGGCGGGCGTCGAGGTCTACGGCGGCCCCCTCCTGAACTCCTGGCTCGACCGCGATCTGCGCCTCGCGGGCCGGGTCGTGCTCGCGGACGGCACGGTCCGCCTCGTCGCCACGGGCGCCGTGGCGCGCGTGCCGCAGCTCGCGGTGCACCTGGACCGTCAGGTCAACTCCGAGGGTCTGCGCCTGGACCCCCAGCGCCACCTCCAGCCGATCCTGGGGCTCGACGCGGGGCTCGACCCGCTGCAGGTGATCGCCGATGCCGCGGGGGTCGAGGCCGAGACGATCGCGGGCTACGACATCGTCACCGTCGACGCCCAGGCGCCCGCCGTCATCGGCGCCCACGACGAGCTGTTCGCCTCGGCGCGCCTGGACAACCTCTCCTCGACGCACGCCGGGGTGCGCGCCCTGGTCGACGTCGCCGCGCAGGCGGACCGCGCCGACGGGCCGATCGCGCTGCTCGTCGCGAACGACCACGAGGAGGTCGGCTCGGCGACCCGCTCGGGCGCGGCCGGACCATTCCTGCAGGACGTGCTCGTGCGCATGCACGCGGCCCTCGGGGGCGACGAGGCCTCGCGTCTGCGCGCCTTCGCCCGCTCCATGGTGCTGTCGTGCGATGCGGGCCACGCCGCCCACCCGAACTATCCCGAGCGCCACGATCCTGCCAACCGGCCGCGGCTGGGCGGCGGGCCGCTGCTCAAGATCAACGCCCAGCAACGCTATGCGACCGATGCGGTCGGCACGGCGGAGTTCGCCCGCTGCTGCGCGCGGGCGGGCGTGCCGTTCCAGCCCTTCGTCTCGAACAACGCCGTCCCGTGCGGCTCCACGATCGGCCCCATCACGGCGACCCGGCTGGGCATCACCACGATCGACGCCGGGATCGCCCTGCTCTCGATGCACTCGGCGCGTGAGCTGTGCGCGGTGGCAGACCCCGAGCTGCTGTCCCGCGCGGCCGCGGCGTTCTGGCTGCCCGGGGAGTGA
- a CDS encoding acyltransferase family protein — MAQPSSSTAVHGRRRSSPRDEETERLLARDRSAADRAEPSHHAAVDPQGDEPDGARERAGEQERSRPAPARPAFRTELHGLRGLAVLLVAVYHVWFGRVSGGVDVFLFLSAFFLTGTFTRRAETGQPLAIPRYWLRTFKRLMPPAAIVIVATLAMSLAVLPASSWTLLSRHALASALYVQNIVLAAEATDYYAHDASAASPFQHFWSLSVQGQVFLLWPVLFALAGLLATGGRRRPPVRTVLMILFAVVLLASLTWSIIDTERAQSSAYFSTFARLWEFAAGSLMALLLPWWDRRTGGRRPEDDTAPLHPTGRALLGWLGVAGLLSCGAVLQVSTAFPGWIALWPLVSAALVMAAGFSSRRWGADAVLSRRPARFLGDISYALYLVHWPLLVGWLAVRGGDRAGPLDGVVVLAASIVLAWLLTRLVDTPIRRSPALERRWWRAGVVVAASLALVLASSLVAFPAARHVIEGGSSEGGAPTASTHPGARWTTDPLADLSASPAPLPDALSIPQDLLPDSCTGRFGSADAVYCRYQPASGTPAATILLAGDSHAAQYASALMEEASSHHWAVYYVGKMGCSFSTASGNPGCATIDAAWPTVLDSIKPDVVITIGSRTTASGPAETARPDLGGALELVRERHIAAVVLRDNPRWSTSPSPYDCAFDVIRDGGTPASADADCGADLSAKAGAQDPIASLADDDPSAPVLVADPTTDQLCPRDRCSPIVGNVFVYRDDNHLTTEFSRSMGPWFGAEVQSALAARDRVHAAPAASDG; from the coding sequence GTGGCCCAACCGTCCTCGTCCACCGCCGTCCACGGTCGGCGTCGAAGCAGCCCCCGGGACGAGGAGACCGAGCGTCTCCTCGCCCGCGACCGGTCGGCCGCCGACCGCGCGGAGCCCTCCCACCACGCCGCGGTCGATCCGCAGGGTGACGAGCCGGACGGCGCCCGGGAGCGGGCGGGCGAGCAGGAACGCAGCCGCCCCGCCCCGGCACGGCCCGCGTTCCGCACGGAGCTGCACGGGCTGCGCGGACTGGCCGTGCTCCTGGTCGCCGTCTACCACGTCTGGTTCGGCCGCGTCTCCGGCGGGGTCGACGTCTTCCTGTTCCTGTCCGCGTTCTTCCTGACGGGCACGTTCACTCGCCGAGCGGAGACCGGTCAGCCGCTGGCGATCCCCCGCTACTGGCTCCGCACGTTCAAGCGCCTGATGCCGCCCGCCGCGATCGTCATCGTCGCGACCCTCGCGATGAGCCTCGCGGTGCTCCCCGCCTCGAGCTGGACGCTGCTGTCTCGCCACGCGCTGGCCAGCGCCCTGTACGTCCAGAACATCGTGCTCGCCGCGGAGGCGACCGACTACTACGCGCACGACGCCTCCGCCGCCTCGCCGTTCCAGCACTTCTGGTCCCTCTCGGTGCAGGGCCAGGTGTTCCTCCTGTGGCCCGTGCTCTTCGCTCTGGCGGGTCTGCTCGCGACGGGCGGACGCCGCCGCCCGCCCGTCCGCACCGTCCTCATGATCCTGTTCGCCGTCGTCCTCCTCGCCTCCCTCACCTGGTCGATCATCGACACCGAGCGCGCGCAGTCGAGCGCCTACTTCTCGACCTTCGCGCGCCTGTGGGAGTTCGCGGCCGGCTCGCTCATGGCGCTCCTCCTGCCGTGGTGGGACCGTCGGACCGGGGGCCGCCGTCCCGAGGACGACACGGCGCCGCTCCACCCGACCGGGCGCGCCCTGTTGGGCTGGCTCGGGGTCGCCGGGCTGCTGTCGTGCGGGGCGGTGCTGCAGGTCTCGACCGCGTTCCCCGGCTGGATCGCGCTCTGGCCCCTCGTCTCGGCCGCGCTCGTCATGGCGGCCGGTTTCTCGAGCCGGCGCTGGGGCGCCGACGCCGTGCTGTCGCGACGACCCGCCCGCTTCCTCGGCGACATCTCCTATGCCCTGTACCTCGTGCACTGGCCGCTGCTGGTGGGCTGGCTCGCCGTCCGGGGCGGCGACCGCGCGGGCCCCCTCGACGGCGTCGTGGTGCTGGCCGCCTCGATCGTGCTCGCCTGGCTGCTGACCCGCCTGGTCGACACCCCGATCCGTCGCTCGCCGGCGCTCGAGCGGCGCTGGTGGCGCGCGGGGGTGGTCGTGGCCGCGTCCCTGGCGCTCGTCCTCGCCTCGAGCCTGGTCGCGTTCCCCGCCGCGCGGCACGTCATCGAGGGCGGCTCGTCCGAGGGAGGCGCCCCGACCGCCTCCACGCACCCCGGCGCCCGGTGGACCACCGATCCCCTCGCGGACCTCTCGGCGTCCCCGGCGCCCCTGCCCGACGCCCTGTCGATCCCACAGGACCTGCTGCCGGACTCGTGCACCGGCCGATTCGGGAGCGCCGACGCGGTCTACTGCCGCTACCAGCCCGCGAGCGGGACGCCTGCCGCGACGATCCTGCTGGCGGGCGACTCGCATGCCGCGCAGTACGCGAGCGCCCTGATGGAGGAGGCGAGCTCCCACCACTGGGCCGTGTACTACGTGGGCAAGATGGGCTGCTCGTTCAGCACCGCGAGCGGGAACCCGGGCTGCGCCACGATCGACGCGGCGTGGCCGACCGTGCTCGACTCGATCAAGCCCGACGTCGTGATCACGATCGGCTCGCGCACCACGGCGAGCGGGCCCGCCGAGACGGCACGGCCGGACCTGGGCGGCGCCCTCGAGCTCGTCCGCGAACGCCACATCGCGGCCGTCGTGCTCCGCGACAACCCGCGGTGGTCGACCTCGCCGTCGCCCTACGACTGCGCCTTCGACGTGATCCGCGACGGCGGCACTCCCGCCTCGGCGGACGCGGACTGCGGGGCGGACCTGTCCGCGAAGGCCGGCGCCCAGGATCCGATCGCGTCGCTCGCGGACGACGATCCCTCCGCCCCCGTGCTCGTCGCGGACCCCACCACGGATCAGCTCTGCCCCCGGGACCGGTGCTCCCCCATCGTCGGCAACGTCTTCGTGTACCGCGACGACAACCACCTGACGACGGAGTTCTCCCGCTCGATGGGCCCGTGGTTCGGCGCCGAGGTGCAGTCCGCGCTCGCCGCGCGCGACAGGGTGCACGCCGCGCCCGCGGCGAGCGACGGCTGA
- a CDS encoding UDP-glucose dehydrogenase family protein: MKLTTIGCGYLGAVYAAAMASLGHDVVGLDVDEAKVAALNEGRAPFYEPALDDLIAESLRTGRLRFSTDYAQAATQQVHVICVGTPQQIDGPGADLRYVDAALDALAPHLDRSPDGPSLVVGRSTVPVGTATRLRERLAAASSAALLAWNPEFLREGFAVEDTLRPDRIVYGLPEDPDEARRAREILDAVYASPLAEGTPLVVGNYATAELVKVSANSFLATKISFINAIAEVCEASGADVSTIARAIGYDDRIGPKFLRAGIGFGGGCLPKDIRAFMARAGELGVTDALSFLREVDTLNNRQRDRVVNMTHRALGGTFTHKRIAVLGAAFKPDSDDIRQSPALYIASKLSGRGADVVVTDPAAADNVHAQRPNLAIAPDALTAAQGADIVLLLTEWAQFRALDPVALREVVATPWIIDGRNALDPQRWRDAGWTYQSIGRP; this comes from the coding sequence GTGAAACTCACAACCATCGGATGCGGGTATCTCGGCGCGGTGTACGCGGCGGCGATGGCGTCGCTCGGGCATGACGTGGTCGGTCTGGACGTCGACGAGGCCAAGGTCGCGGCCCTCAACGAGGGCAGGGCACCGTTCTACGAGCCCGCCCTGGACGACCTGATCGCCGAGTCCCTGCGCACGGGACGTCTGCGCTTCTCGACCGACTACGCCCAGGCGGCCACCCAGCAGGTCCATGTGATCTGCGTGGGCACGCCCCAGCAGATCGACGGGCCTGGCGCGGACCTGCGGTACGTCGACGCGGCCCTGGACGCCCTCGCGCCCCACCTCGATCGGTCCCCGGACGGTCCCAGCCTCGTGGTGGGCCGCTCGACCGTGCCGGTGGGCACCGCGACCCGTCTGCGCGAGCGTCTGGCCGCCGCGAGCTCTGCGGCCCTGCTCGCCTGGAACCCCGAGTTCCTCCGCGAGGGCTTCGCCGTCGAGGACACGCTGCGGCCCGACCGGATCGTCTACGGCCTGCCCGAGGACCCCGACGAGGCCCGCCGGGCCCGGGAGATCCTCGACGCGGTCTACGCGTCGCCGCTGGCGGAAGGCACCCCCCTCGTGGTCGGGAACTACGCGACCGCCGAGCTGGTCAAGGTATCGGCCAACTCGTTCCTGGCCACGAAGATCTCGTTCATCAACGCGATCGCGGAGGTGTGCGAGGCCAGCGGCGCAGACGTGTCCACGATCGCCCGCGCGATCGGCTACGACGACCGGATCGGTCCGAAGTTCCTCCGCGCCGGCATCGGCTTCGGCGGCGGATGCCTGCCCAAGGACATCCGGGCGTTCATGGCTCGGGCCGGAGAACTCGGCGTCACCGACGCCCTGTCGTTCCTGCGGGAGGTCGACACCCTCAACAACCGTCAGCGCGACCGGGTCGTCAACATGACCCATCGAGCGCTCGGCGGGACGTTCACCCACAAGCGGATCGCGGTGCTCGGCGCCGCCTTCAAACCCGACTCCGACGACATCCGCCAGTCCCCGGCCCTGTACATCGCCTCCAAGCTCTCCGGACGCGGAGCCGACGTGGTCGTGACCGACCCCGCGGCCGCCGACAACGTCCATGCCCAGCGCCCCAACCTGGCCATCGCCCCCGATGCCCTCACCGCCGCCCAGGGCGCCGACATCGTGCTCCTGCTCACCGAGTGGGCCCAGTTCCGCGCCCTGGACCCCGTCGCGCTGCGCGAGGTCGTCGCCACGCCCTGGATCATCGACGGCCGCAACGCCCTCGACCCGCAGCGCTGGCGCGACGCGGGATGGACCTACCAGTCCATCGGCCGCCCCTGA
- a CDS encoding glycosyltransferase family 2 protein — translation MKVFVQVPCLNEESTLPSVLDSIPRELPGVDQVELLVIDDGSTDRTVQVAQEHGVTHIVRHARNMGLARSFRDGVDYALAHGADIVVNTDGDNQYKQERIADLIAPVVSGEADIAIADRQTATIAHFSPFKKRMQRFGSHVVNLAAETDLPDAASGFRAYSKASLLRLNVVTQFSYCMETIIQAGNKRLRIASVPITTNPKTRESRLFTNIFQHMMKSGSAIGRAYLMFKPHQVLGWLAAITGILGVIPFVRFLVFALMGQSEGHLQSLIFGTTLLTFAFLSLVLMIIADLQRTNRVLLEELLERTKALQYGDPRVPVPVAPAVQDASPVAGPAVADDDRRTTEPNLVGRSA, via the coding sequence GTGAAGGTCTTCGTGCAGGTTCCCTGCCTCAATGAGGAGTCGACGCTGCCGAGCGTCCTCGACTCGATCCCCCGCGAGCTACCGGGGGTCGACCAGGTGGAGCTGCTGGTCATCGACGACGGCTCCACCGACCGGACCGTGCAGGTGGCCCAGGAGCACGGGGTGACCCACATCGTGCGGCACGCCCGGAACATGGGTCTGGCCCGGTCGTTCCGCGACGGCGTCGACTACGCGCTCGCGCACGGCGCCGACATCGTGGTCAACACCGACGGCGACAACCAGTACAAGCAGGAGCGGATCGCGGACCTGATCGCGCCGGTCGTGAGCGGCGAGGCGGACATCGCGATCGCCGACCGCCAGACCGCGACCATCGCGCACTTCTCGCCGTTCAAGAAGCGCATGCAGAGGTTCGGCTCCCACGTCGTCAACCTGGCCGCCGAGACCGATCTGCCCGACGCCGCCTCCGGGTTCCGTGCGTACTCCAAGGCCTCCCTGCTGCGGCTGAACGTCGTCACGCAGTTCTCGTACTGCATGGAGACCATCATCCAGGCCGGCAACAAGCGCCTGCGCATCGCCTCGGTCCCGATCACGACCAATCCGAAGACGCGCGAGTCGCGGCTGTTCACCAACATCTTCCAGCACATGATGAAGTCCGGTTCGGCGATCGGCCGCGCCTACCTCATGTTCAAGCCGCACCAGGTGCTGGGCTGGCTCGCGGCGATCACCGGCATCCTCGGCGTGATCCCCTTCGTCCGCTTCCTCGTGTTCGCCCTCATGGGGCAGAGCGAGGGGCATCTGCAGTCCCTCATCTTCGGGACGACCCTGCTGACGTTCGCGTTCCTGAGCCTCGTCCTCATGATCATCGCCGACCTGCAGCGGACCAACCGGGTGCTGCTCGAGGAGCTGCTCGAGCGCACCAAGGCCCTGCAGTACGGCGACCCCCGGGTCCCGGTCCCGGTGGCCCCCGCCGTGCAGGACGCGAGCCCGGTGGCGGGGCCCGCGGTCGCCGACGACGACCGGCGGACCACGGAGCCGAACCTCGTCGGACGCTCCGCATGA
- a CDS encoding flippase-like domain-containing protein, with the protein MAVVRSPAVRAVFLLVALAAAVWAVVSRRAELAQALADMNPLIPVGAFALGVVYIVLTMLAWRSVLADLGSPLGLRVASELFYVSQLGKYVPGGVWNILAVAELGRDREIPQRRSVAAMLVSVLISLVSGLFLAAASVPFAPSALADRFGWALFTLPVFVVILLPPVLNRVLGLALRVLRRPPLESPVTWRGVVTATAWTLAAWLVAGMQVWLLCVGMGASPSAATLGLSIGGYALAWSVGFLAIFVPAGAGVREAILAIVLGGSLGAGGVIAVVLLSRAILTIADLLLGLAGVVALRRGRRRAAAGPTTARRAP; encoded by the coding sequence ATGGCCGTCGTGCGCTCGCCCGCGGTGCGGGCGGTCTTCCTGCTCGTCGCGCTCGCCGCGGCCGTCTGGGCAGTCGTCTCGCGCCGCGCCGAGCTCGCGCAGGCGCTGGCCGACATGAACCCGCTGATCCCGGTGGGCGCGTTCGCCCTGGGGGTCGTCTACATCGTCCTGACGATGCTCGCCTGGCGGTCGGTGCTCGCGGACCTCGGCAGCCCGCTCGGCCTCCGCGTGGCCTCGGAGCTCTTCTACGTCTCCCAGCTGGGCAAGTACGTCCCCGGCGGGGTGTGGAACATCCTCGCGGTCGCCGAGCTGGGACGCGACCGCGAGATCCCCCAGCGCCGCTCCGTCGCGGCGATGCTCGTGTCGGTGCTCATCTCCTTGGTGTCGGGGCTCTTCCTCGCGGCCGCGAGCGTGCCGTTCGCGCCCTCTGCGCTGGCCGACCGCTTCGGCTGGGCGCTCTTCACGCTCCCCGTCTTCGTCGTGATCCTGCTGCCGCCCGTGCTCAACCGGGTGCTCGGCCTGGCCCTTCGCGTGCTGCGGCGCCCGCCGCTCGAGTCTCCCGTGACCTGGCGAGGCGTCGTGACCGCCACGGCCTGGACGCTCGCCGCGTGGCTCGTCGCGGGGATGCAGGTGTGGCTGCTGTGCGTGGGCATGGGCGCGTCGCCGTCCGCCGCGACCCTCGGCCTGAGCATCGGCGGCTACGCCCTCGCCTGGTCGGTCGGCTTCCTCGCGATCTTCGTCCCGGCCGGGGCGGGCGTGCGCGAGGCCATCCTCGCGATCGTGCTCGGCGGGAGCCTCGGAGCGGGCGGCGTCATCGCCGTCGTCCTGCTCTCGCGCGCCATCCTCACGATCGCGGACCTCCTGCTGGGCCTGGCGGGGGTGGTGGCCCTGCGACGCGGACGCCGACGCGCCGCGGCCGGGCCGACGACGGCGCGCAGAGCGCCCTGA
- a CDS encoding DUF2142 domain-containing protein, with protein sequence MHARFTVRGRVLDLLALVLGLFLIVIAWAVSSPVGAVPDESDHIVHAYGAATGQTLPGLVDEETIEGRTFTMVRYPADLEDFPPPECYRFDSSATPCAAESHGQGMVSGMSGMTRYPIAYYIPVGAVLWLGTAAGLGGPATLVLARIVSGLLSVLVLALAAVVLGRRFDRRPIAAAMALCMVPMTWFLFASINPNGLEISAAMLLAAVVCCLRHDAMAGTRLGRDVLWLFPIAILVLGMTRPLSAIWACGLCLLVLVPVQRATGDAGRRVPLLMGPRWWAVLDVLLALSTVAWLAWTSSVRGGEAGEDRMGAWSALPFVTRIVAVLQQWASLVVNGFGHLGWVDTPMPLALFVLWVVAAAWVFGRMSLGRVRPAVGLGLVGAYGLLMTTAIFLESYLSAFAWQGRYYLPVLAAMAVLCVPALQGRMLESRQLLRATALVVVAGACATLIALVWSTWRYVYGFHTPMTRFDAMPYPWRAPQWAPAIGTVGVFLVGTVGLILAAAAALVPWSRASARPVPDSRRAASFPRPRPVRSAAPTAHGRHRRP encoded by the coding sequence ATGCACGCCAGATTCACTGTCCGAGGGCGAGTCCTCGACCTCCTCGCCCTCGTGCTCGGCCTGTTCCTCATCGTCATCGCGTGGGCGGTCTCCTCGCCGGTCGGCGCCGTGCCCGACGAGTCCGACCACATCGTGCACGCCTACGGCGCCGCCACCGGGCAGACCCTGCCGGGACTCGTGGACGAGGAGACGATCGAGGGCCGGACGTTCACGATGGTGCGCTATCCCGCCGACCTCGAGGACTTCCCGCCGCCGGAGTGCTACCGGTTCGACTCCTCCGCGACCCCTTGCGCGGCCGAGAGCCACGGCCAGGGCATGGTCTCGGGCATGAGCGGCATGACGCGCTACCCGATCGCGTACTACATCCCCGTCGGCGCCGTCCTCTGGCTCGGCACCGCGGCGGGGCTCGGCGGTCCCGCCACGCTCGTCCTGGCGCGCATCGTCTCCGGGCTCCTCTCCGTCCTGGTGCTCGCCCTGGCCGCCGTCGTCCTCGGCCGGCGCTTCGATCGTCGGCCGATCGCGGCGGCCATGGCGCTGTGCATGGTCCCCATGACGTGGTTCCTGTTCGCGTCGATCAATCCCAACGGACTCGAGATCTCGGCGGCCATGCTGCTCGCGGCGGTGGTCTGCTGCCTCCGCCACGACGCCATGGCCGGCACCCGGCTCGGGCGCGACGTGCTGTGGCTGTTCCCGATCGCGATCCTCGTGCTCGGCATGACCCGGCCGCTCAGCGCGATCTGGGCGTGCGGTCTGTGCCTGCTCGTGCTCGTGCCGGTGCAGCGGGCGACCGGGGACGCGGGACGGCGCGTGCCCCTGCTCATGGGCCCCCGATGGTGGGCCGTGCTCGACGTGCTGCTCGCGCTCAGCACGGTCGCCTGGCTCGCGTGGACCTCGTCGGTGCGCGGCGGCGAGGCGGGCGAGGACCGCATGGGGGCGTGGTCGGCGCTCCCGTTCGTCACGCGCATCGTCGCCGTGCTCCAGCAGTGGGCGAGCCTCGTCGTCAACGGCTTCGGCCACCTCGGATGGGTCGACACCCCCATGCCCCTGGCGCTGTTCGTGCTCTGGGTGGTGGCGGCGGCGTGGGTGTTCGGGCGCATGTCCCTGGGACGGGTCCGGCCCGCGGTGGGGCTCGGGCTCGTCGGCGCCTACGGCCTGCTCATGACCACCGCGATCTTCCTCGAGAGCTACCTGAGCGCCTTCGCCTGGCAGGGTCGCTACTACCTCCCGGTCCTCGCGGCGATGGCCGTCCTCTGCGTGCCGGCGCTGCAGGGGCGCATGCTCGAGTCACGGCAGCTGCTCCGCGCCACCGCGCTCGTCGTGGTGGCGGGCGCCTGCGCGACCCTGATCGCGCTCGTCTGGTCCACCTGGCGCTATGTGTACGGGTTCCATACGCCGATGACCCGGTTCGACGCCATGCCCTACCCGTGGCGCGCCCCGCAATGGGCGCCGGCGATCGGCACGGTCGGCGTCTTTCTGGTCGGGACAGTCGGACTGATCCTCGCGGCAGCGGCAGCGCTCGTGCCCTGGAGCCGGGCCTCGGCGCGCCCGGTGCCCGACTCGCGACGGGCCGCGTCGTTCCCGCGTCCGCGACCCGTCCGGTCGGCGGCGCCGACGGCTCACGGGCGGCACCGTCGGCCGTGA